In the Planktothrix serta PCC 8927 genome, one interval contains:
- the gyrA gene encoding DNA topoisomerase (ATP-hydrolyzing) subunit A, with the protein MSTSESRIIPTDLRNEMQQSYLEYAMSVIVGRALPDARDGLKPVHRRILYAMNELGLTPDRPFRKCARVVGEVLGKYHPHGDVAVYDALVRMAQDFSMRSPLINGHGNFGSVDNDPPAAMRYTECRLQALTSDSLLRDIDAETVAFGDNFDGSQQEPLVLPARIPQLLLNGSSGIAVGMATNIPPHNLGELVDGLLALIHNPEITIAELMRHIPGPDFPTGAQILGTSGIKEAYNDGRGSITMRGIATIETIEHKGRPDREAIIVTQLPYQTNKAAMIERIAEMVNDKKLEGISDIRDESDRDGMRIVIELKRDAYPRVILNNLYKQTPLQTNFGANMLALVNGRPEILTLKRFLEVFLHFREQTIRKRTEYELRKAQERDHLLLGLLIALDNLDAIIALIRHAADIPIAKQELMANYGLSEQQADAILQMQLRRLTALESQKIDQEHQELQVKIADLEDILARRERILEIVESEALELKQKFNTPRRTVIEHAEGELDDTDLIANEKALILLTEQGYMKRMPVNTFAAQSRATKGKQGTKMKEDDEVQHFITCCDHDTVLFFSERGVVYSIRAYQIPVSSRTARGVPIIQMLPIPKEERITSIVHVSEFSDDEYLVMLTKGGFIKKTQLSAFSNIRTNGLIAISLEEGDELRWVRRAKVEDGIIIGSRHGMAIHFKANNKQLRPLGRATRGVKSMKLKGDDTLISMDILPSAIISNFVEAEGEEPETDEELMLISAETAETTEEELTLTTAEISEISEISETAEIAEIAETTEENEIETEVIPQETSQGLSVLVITASGYGKRVPVTQFRLQNRAGKGIIATKFKPHAKKDEVVALKVVDETQELMLISSRGIIIRQVVNAIPLQSRSATGVRVQRLYEEDSIAAVAIVPASGEEDVESLSTSEESGEEE; encoded by the coding sequence ATGAGTACCTCTGAGTCGAGAATTATCCCGACGGATCTGAGAAATGAAATGCAGCAATCCTACCTAGAATACGCCATGAGCGTGATTGTAGGGCGAGCGCTGCCAGATGCGCGGGATGGTTTGAAACCCGTTCATCGTCGGATTTTATACGCGATGAACGAACTGGGCTTAACACCCGATCGACCCTTCCGTAAATGCGCCCGTGTGGTGGGGGAGGTACTCGGTAAATATCACCCTCATGGGGATGTCGCCGTTTATGACGCCTTAGTACGGATGGCACAGGATTTTTCCATGCGATCGCCGTTAATTAACGGTCATGGGAACTTTGGGTCAGTCGATAACGATCCCCCTGCGGCTATGCGGTATACCGAATGTCGTCTACAAGCCTTAACCAGTGATTCCCTGCTGCGAGATATTGACGCAGAAACCGTTGCTTTTGGTGATAACTTCGATGGTTCTCAACAGGAACCCTTAGTTTTACCTGCACGAATTCCGCAATTACTATTAAATGGATCGTCAGGAATTGCTGTTGGGATGGCAACGAATATTCCCCCTCACAATTTAGGGGAATTAGTCGATGGTTTATTAGCATTAATTCATAATCCTGAGATTACAATTGCCGAATTAATGCGGCATATTCCAGGGCCGGATTTTCCCACCGGGGCACAAATTTTAGGCACATCGGGAATTAAAGAAGCCTATAATGATGGTCGAGGTTCAATTACCATGCGTGGGATTGCTACCATTGAAACCATCGAACATAAAGGCAGACCCGATCGAGAAGCGATTATTGTCACCCAACTGCCTTATCAAACCAATAAAGCCGCGATGATTGAACGCATTGCGGAAATGGTTAATGATAAGAAATTAGAGGGAATTTCCGATATCCGCGATGAAAGCGATCGGGATGGAATGCGGATCGTAATTGAACTTAAACGGGATGCTTATCCCCGTGTTATTCTTAATAACCTCTACAAACAAACGCCCCTACAAACAAATTTTGGGGCGAATATGTTGGCTTTAGTGAATGGCCGTCCCGAAATTCTCACCCTGAAACGCTTCTTAGAAGTGTTCCTGCATTTTCGGGAACAAACCATCCGTAAACGCACGGAATATGAACTTAGAAAAGCGCAAGAACGGGATCATCTTTTACTGGGGTTATTAATTGCCTTAGACAATTTAGATGCCATTATTGCCTTAATTCGTCATGCGGCAGATATTCCCATAGCCAAACAAGAATTAATGGCTAATTATGGGTTATCTGAACAACAAGCCGATGCGATTTTACAAATGCAATTACGGCGTTTAACCGCTTTAGAATCTCAAAAAATTGACCAGGAACACCAAGAACTGCAAGTCAAAATTGCGGATTTAGAGGATATTTTAGCCCGCAGAGAACGAATTTTAGAAATCGTTGAATCTGAAGCCCTAGAACTTAAACAAAAGTTCAACACCCCTCGGCGTACTGTAATTGAACACGCAGAAGGAGAGTTAGATGATACTGATTTAATTGCCAATGAAAAAGCCTTAATTCTATTAACAGAACAAGGTTATATGAAGCGAATGCCTGTTAATACTTTTGCCGCCCAAAGTCGGGCAACCAAAGGCAAACAAGGCACAAAAATGAAAGAGGATGATGAAGTTCAACACTTTATCACCTGTTGCGATCATGACACCGTATTATTCTTTAGTGAACGCGGTGTTGTTTATAGTATCAGAGCCTATCAAATCCCCGTTTCATCCCGCACAGCGCGAGGGGTTCCGATTATCCAAATGTTACCCATTCCCAAGGAAGAACGGATTACTTCTATTGTTCACGTCAGCGAATTTAGCGATGATGAATATTTGGTAATGTTGACAAAAGGTGGATTTATTAAAAAAACTCAATTATCTGCCTTTAGTAATATTCGCACCAACGGTTTAATTGCGATTTCCTTAGAAGAAGGGGATGAGTTGCGATGGGTGAGACGGGCAAAAGTTGAGGATGGAATTATTATTGGTTCCCGTCACGGCATGGCAATTCATTTTAAAGCTAATAATAAACAATTGCGGCCGTTAGGACGGGCAACACGAGGCGTTAAATCCATGAAATTGAAAGGGGATGATACCTTAATCAGTATGGATATTTTGCCCAGTGCGATTATTTCTAATTTTGTTGAAGCGGAGGGTGAAGAACCTGAAACCGATGAAGAATTAATGCTAATATCGGCAGAAACAGCAGAAACTACCGAGGAAGAATTAACTCTCACAACAGCAGAAATATCTGAAATATCTGAAATATCTGAAACAGCAGAAATAGCAGAAATAGCAGAAACCACCGAGGAAAATGAAATAGAAACCGAAGTAATACCGCAGGAAACTTCTCAAGGATTATCGGTTTTAGTCATCACAGCCAGTGGTTATGGAAAACGGGTTCCAGTGACTCAATTCCGTCTCCAAAATCGGGCAGGGAAAGGCATTATTGCCACCAAATTCAAACCCCATGCCAAAAAAGATGAAGTTGTGGCGCTAAAAGTTGTTGATGAAACTCAGGAGTTAATGTTAATTAGCAGTCGAGGAATTATTATTCGTCAAGTGGTGAATGCCATTCCCCTTCAGTCTCGAAGTGCCACAGGGGTTCGGGTTCAGCGCTTATATGAAGAGGATTCTATTGCTGCGGTTGCAATTGTTCCCGCTTCTGGGGAAGAAGATGTTGAAAGTCTATCAACTTCTGAAGAATCTGGAGAGGAAGAATAA
- a CDS encoding histone deacetylase family protein, whose translation MLTVIYSDEFLNHKTGLFHPERPERLTAIVNALKSVSWAEQLNWEVPTPVVDRLQPLITLLETVHTSSHIHQVKKIADQGGGYLDGDTPISAESYDVALLAVSAWLDGVDRVLTTRRPAFVLARPPGHHAEADRGMGFCLFSNAAIAAYYALQQPEIQKVAILDWDVHHGNGTQALVEDHPQIAYCSLHQSPCYPGTGYAEERGSYNNVLNIPMSPGSTIELYKPAFDRGIMPFLQQFQPDLLIVSAGYDANQDDPLASISLQPEDFGLFTEYCLQLTSKIVFGLEGGYDLPSLSQSVVATLEKCL comes from the coding sequence ATGCTAACAGTTATTTATTCTGACGAATTCCTCAACCATAAGACCGGATTATTCCATCCAGAACGGCCAGAACGGTTAACAGCAATTGTAAACGCCCTGAAATCGGTATCTTGGGCCGAACAGTTAAATTGGGAAGTTCCAACTCCAGTGGTCGATCGCCTGCAACCGTTGATCACGTTATTAGAAACGGTGCATACTTCCTCCCATATTCACCAGGTCAAAAAGATCGCGGATCAGGGGGGAGGTTACTTAGATGGAGATACCCCGATTTCGGCTGAAAGTTATGATGTGGCACTATTGGCGGTGAGCGCCTGGTTGGATGGGGTGGATCGGGTGTTGACAACGAGACGTCCGGCTTTTGTGTTAGCGCGTCCACCCGGACATCACGCAGAAGCCGATCGCGGTATGGGATTTTGTTTATTTTCTAATGCGGCGATCGCAGCCTACTATGCTCTGCAACAACCGGAAATTCAAAAAGTCGCTATTTTAGATTGGGATGTGCATCACGGAAATGGAACTCAAGCGTTAGTAGAAGATCATCCTCAAATCGCTTACTGTTCGTTACATCAATCCCCCTGTTATCCGGGAACTGGATATGCCGAAGAACGCGGCTCTTACAACAATGTTTTGAATATTCCGATGTCACCAGGTAGCACAATTGAGTTATACAAACCTGCTTTTGATCGGGGGATTATGCCTTTTTTACAGCAGTTTCAGCCAGATTTGCTGATTGTGAGTGCGGGATATGATGCTAACCAAGATGATCCCTTAGCCAGTATTTCCCTACAACCCGAAGACTTCGGACTGTTTACCGAATATTGTCTACAACTCACTTCTAAAATTGTTTTTGGACTCGAAGGAGGCTATGATTTGCCGAGTTTATCTCAATCGGTTGTAGCGACATTAGAAAAGTGTTTGTAG
- a CDS encoding sirohydrochlorin chelatase: MLSTSLLVAHGSRDPRPQQALNLLVKRLGERSGCPPVGTATLELASLPLHQQIQEFANLSLSWGYSQVQILPLFLSSGVHVNTDLPEEIAIAQEQLGAEIQLHLLPYFGSQINRLASWITTKMARVEIEYWILIAHGSRHPGGNQPIEQLATQIKAIPAYWSVSLNLETQIQALIASGVHRIGIIPYFMFSGGITDAIIQSLKQFSQEFPTVEFELISPLEIDENLVNLIEELLR; the protein is encoded by the coding sequence TTGCTATCTACCTCTTTGCTTGTGGCTCACGGTAGCCGTGATCCTCGTCCCCAACAGGCTTTAAATTTATTGGTAAAACGCCTAGGAGAACGTTCAGGTTGTCCTCCCGTTGGAACTGCTACATTAGAATTAGCGTCCCTTCCTCTCCATCAACAGATTCAAGAGTTTGCCAACTTAAGTTTATCTTGGGGATATTCTCAAGTTCAAATTTTACCGTTATTTCTCTCGTCAGGTGTTCATGTTAATACTGATTTACCCGAAGAAATTGCGATCGCCCAAGAACAACTCGGAGCAGAAATTCAACTCCATTTATTACCTTATTTCGGTTCTCAAATCAACCGTTTAGCTTCTTGGATCACAACAAAAATGGCAAGGGTTGAGATCGAATATTGGATTTTAATCGCTCATGGAAGTCGCCATCCTGGGGGAAATCAACCCATTGAACAGTTAGCAACTCAAATCAAGGCAATTCCCGCCTATTGGTCGGTTTCTTTAAACTTAGAAACTCAAATTCAAGCGTTAATTGCATCAGGAGTTCACCGAATTGGAATTATCCCTTATTTTATGTTTTCCGGTGGAATAACAGATGCGATTATTCAATCCCTGAAACAGTTTTCTCAAGAATTCCCTACCGTTGAATTTGAGTTAATTTCACCTTTAGAAATTGATGAAAATTTAGTAAATTTAATTGAGGAATTATTGAGATAA
- a CDS encoding WD40 repeat domain-containing protein: protein MSWSPDGQTLASGSDDNTIKLWHFDLDQLIAWGCEWMKDYLKNSSSVSEEDRCLCDGVRVKQNSKP from the coding sequence GTGAGTTGGAGTCCCGACGGCCAAACCCTGGCTTCTGGCAGTGATGACAACACCATTAAGCTGTGGCATTTTGATTTAGATCAATTAATAGCTTGGGGTTGTGAGTGGATGAAGGATTATCTTAAGAATAGTTCGAGTGTGAGTGAAGAAGACAGATGTTTGTGTGATGGGGTGAGAGTGAAGCAGAATTCTAAGCCTTGA
- a CDS encoding ATP-binding protein, which produces MTSIIRQVEQKPTDLQQIVSHLPGVIYQSLLHPDGCNEYLYLSPSCRQIYEREPDEIQYNSALMWGWIDDREQQEFIQSLLTSAQNLSPWQRQWQYQTPSGKIKYLSAIAQPVPQNNGDIIWDGLIIEIMPPSPHYDCCHYHPTCEIEPLKMDEIEQVLSWLETSDDSIKRQKTELALQESQTRFKRLAENVPGVTYQYHQYNHQGQGCFTYLSPKCLELTEIRPEVILKNADFLWKLIHPDDLNAFVDSMAEAVDTGKPWQHQYRLITPSGKIKWIQAGGSLGKQADGSIVWDGLLLDISDRKQAEEAWQRSETQLRELAERESILNCIANLIRNSLDWNKILETTVEEIRQLLGIDRCYFAGYHSELNPPEWEILKESKASNLVSISELYPGDALHPISEIVLQGNIIQIDQVIACKIPAIRNFLMVLELESVLIFPLQIQSGDIGALVLANCQEPRPWKPQEVELLQSVINQLEIAINQAKLYTESQESARIATAKTKELEQTLTQLQQAQIQLVQSEKMSSLGQMVAGIAHEINNPVSFIFGNLTYAQEYLDDLFSVIEVYQKYYPHPDPNLEEILAEFELDFIAEDLPRLFNSMKTGAERIRDIVKSLRIFSRLDESELKDIDLHETLDSTLMLLESRLKEQPRHPAIQVIKQYGNLPRIECYAGELNQVLMNLLTNAIDAIEHRNKGRSLEDIVADSGMIWITTLLTDGQQVQIRIADNGIGMKAEVLAKIFDPFFTTKDVGLGTGLGLSTSYKIIVEKHGGQLSCISEVGLGTEFVIQIPKQQPITD; this is translated from the coding sequence ATGACCAGTATAATTCGACAGGTTGAACAGAAGCCAACTGATCTGCAACAGATTGTTAGTCATTTACCCGGAGTCATTTATCAATCGCTGCTGCATCCTGATGGTTGTAATGAGTATTTATATCTGAGTCCTAGTTGCCGACAAATTTATGAGCGAGAACCCGATGAAATTCAGTACAATTCTGCTTTAATGTGGGGATGGATTGATGATCGGGAGCAACAGGAATTTATTCAATCTCTTTTGACCTCGGCTCAGAATTTAAGTCCTTGGCAACGACAATGGCAATATCAAACACCATCGGGAAAAATAAAATACTTATCGGCGATCGCCCAACCTGTTCCTCAAAATAATGGCGATATTATTTGGGATGGATTAATTATAGAAATAATGCCTCCTTCCCCCCATTATGATTGCTGTCATTATCATCCAACTTGTGAAATTGAACCTCTAAAAATGGATGAAATTGAGCAAGTTTTAAGCTGGTTAGAAACCTCAGATGATTCGATCAAACGTCAAAAAACTGAACTGGCATTACAAGAGTCACAAACTCGCTTCAAACGATTAGCAGAAAATGTACCAGGCGTTACCTATCAATATCATCAATATAATCATCAGGGACAAGGATGTTTTACTTATTTAAGCCCCAAATGTTTAGAGTTAACAGAAATTAGACCCGAAGTTATTTTAAAAAATGCTGATTTTCTCTGGAAATTAATTCATCCCGATGATCTCAATGCCTTTGTAGATTCAATGGCTGAAGCAGTAGATACGGGAAAACCTTGGCAACATCAATACCGTTTAATTACTCCTTCGGGTAAAATAAAATGGATTCAAGCCGGAGGAAGTTTAGGGAAACAAGCGGATGGATCAATTGTTTGGGATGGTTTACTCTTAGATATTAGCGATCGCAAACAAGCAGAAGAAGCATGGCAACGTTCAGAAACGCAATTGCGAGAATTAGCAGAACGAGAAAGCATTCTAAATTGTATTGCAAATTTGATTAGAAATTCCCTAGATTGGAATAAAATTTTAGAGACAACAGTAGAAGAAATTCGTCAACTGTTAGGAATTGATCGCTGTTATTTTGCCGGATATCATTCCGAATTAAACCCTCCCGAATGGGAAATCCTTAAAGAATCCAAAGCCTCAAATTTAGTCAGTATTTCTGAATTATATCCTGGGGACGCTTTGCACCCGATTAGTGAAATTGTTTTACAGGGAAATATCATTCAAATTGATCAAGTTATCGCTTGTAAAATTCCTGCTATTCGGAATTTTTTAATGGTTTTAGAATTAGAATCTGTTTTAATTTTTCCCCTACAAATTCAATCGGGGGATATTGGAGCTTTAGTCTTAGCTAATTGTCAAGAACCCCGTCCTTGGAAACCCCAAGAAGTGGAGCTTTTACAGTCTGTTATTAATCAGTTAGAAATTGCAATTAATCAAGCAAAACTCTATACAGAATCTCAAGAATCTGCTCGAATTGCTACTGCAAAAACTAAAGAATTAGAACAAACCCTGACCCAATTGCAACAGGCTCAAATTCAATTAGTTCAATCCGAAAAAATGTCTAGTTTAGGGCAAATGGTTGCCGGAATTGCTCACGAAATTAATAACCCGGTGAGCTTTATTTTTGGAAATTTGACTTATGCTCAAGAATATCTGGATGATTTATTTTCTGTAATTGAAGTCTATCAAAAATATTATCCCCATCCCGACCCTAACCTAGAAGAAATATTAGCAGAATTTGAACTGGATTTTATTGCTGAAGATCTCCCTCGGTTATTCAACTCTATGAAAACCGGAGCAGAGCGAATTCGAGATATTGTTAAATCCTTAAGAATTTTCTCCCGTTTAGATGAATCTGAACTGAAAGATATTGATTTACATGAAACCTTAGATAGTACGTTAATGTTGTTAGAAAGTCGCTTGAAAGAACAACCCCGTCATCCAGCAATTCAAGTGATTAAACAATATGGAAACTTACCTCGGATTGAATGTTATGCTGGGGAACTGAATCAAGTTTTGATGAATTTATTAACCAATGCAATTGATGCGATTGAACACCGCAATAAAGGGCGCTCATTAGAGGATATTGTAGCCGATTCGGGGATGATTTGGATCACGACTTTATTAACAGATGGTCAGCAAGTACAAATTCGGATTGCAGATAACGGAATTGGAATGAAAGCTGAAGTTTTAGCTAAAATTTTTGACCCGTTTTTTACCACAAAAGATGTCGGTTTAGGCACAGGTTTAGGACTCTCGACCAGTTATAAAATTATTGTTGAAAAACATGGAGGTCAATTATCCTGTATTTCAGAAGTGGGGTTAGGGACAGAATTTGTCATCCAAATTCCTAAACAACAACCCATAACTGACTAA
- a CDS encoding efflux RND transporter periplasmic adaptor subunit, whose amino-acid sequence MSSLDYQAKIAYNRGIKWLIAVTLFTGVSVGAVSFYYKLKNPTSEPVTAGLQKVELGTIENKINEGGTVELGGQRTIKSPEDGAVDQILVKVGDRIVLGQSLMTLRFAERETLLAKKQLEIQKQELIVERNRQKVEEAKIKLKNAKLNYQADLKQYEQEVQSKEITQAIKIQQSQALVERQQQKVIEAQEDLAAFEAELNKLNILLDRGFVAEQEVDRKKTEIRTKKIAVRDAELELKNAIFVLNTDKNVFLEVNEISNGTLDAEIDLQQSQSELQQNLSDLNKMKIEYKEQTLQLQNNLVTSPLDGVVLNINVKPGDGVNRSNDLITLGDPSQELVQLKLSTLNASQVKPNQSARIIIIGPNSKPFQGRVKQVNLQATTGSNTNNQSSSSSEQATVPATVQLEQPTGTLIPGSPVSVEIILEQQKNVVVLNTELIQSEKDSEFVWKLDSDNQAQKQPVTVGLKGLTQVEIKSGLKVGDTVIIPPPDTPLEPGTPIIEQGEDSNSDSQT is encoded by the coding sequence GTGTCAAGCCTAGATTATCAAGCAAAAATAGCTTATAACCGGGGAATTAAATGGCTAATTGCTGTCACCCTATTCACCGGAGTTAGTGTCGGAGCCGTTAGTTTTTACTATAAGTTAAAAAACCCGACTTCTGAGCCTGTAACCGCCGGATTACAGAAAGTGGAATTAGGAACTATTGAGAATAAAATTAATGAAGGAGGAACGGTTGAATTAGGGGGACAACGCACGATTAAATCCCCAGAAGATGGTGCAGTTGATCAGATATTAGTTAAGGTGGGCGATCGCATTGTTTTGGGTCAATCTTTAATGACTTTAAGATTTGCCGAACGAGAAACTCTATTAGCCAAAAAACAGTTAGAAATTCAAAAGCAAGAACTTATTGTTGAACGAAATCGTCAAAAAGTAGAAGAAGCAAAAATTAAATTAAAAAACGCTAAACTTAATTATCAAGCAGATTTAAAACAGTATGAACAGGAAGTTCAATCGAAGGAAATCACTCAAGCTATCAAAATTCAACAATCCCAAGCTTTAGTAGAACGTCAACAACAAAAAGTTATTGAAGCTCAAGAAGATTTAGCTGCATTTGAAGCGGAATTAAATAAATTAAATATTCTCTTAGATCGGGGATTTGTTGCCGAACAAGAAGTAGACAGAAAAAAAACAGAAATCCGCACAAAAAAAATAGCTGTACGAGATGCAGAATTAGAATTAAAGAACGCGATTTTCGTATTAAATACCGATAAAAATGTTTTTTTAGAGGTTAATGAAATCAGTAATGGGACATTAGACGCTGAAATTGATCTCCAACAATCTCAGTCTGAACTGCAACAAAACTTGAGTGATCTCAATAAAATGAAAATTGAATATAAAGAACAAACCTTACAATTACAGAATAATCTAGTGACTTCTCCCCTCGATGGCGTGGTGCTCAATATTAATGTTAAACCGGGGGATGGAGTAAACCGTAGTAATGATTTAATTACCTTGGGAGATCCAAGTCAAGAACTGGTTCAACTCAAGTTATCGACCCTTAACGCCAGCCAAGTTAAACCCAATCAATCTGCACGAATTATTATTATCGGCCCTAATTCTAAACCCTTTCAAGGACGAGTTAAACAGGTGAATTTACAAGCCACAACTGGAAGTAATACAAATAATCAATCCAGCAGTTCCTCTGAACAAGCAACAGTTCCTGCTACCGTACAATTAGAGCAACCTACCGGAACATTAATTCCAGGGAGTCCCGTGAGTGTAGAAATTATTTTAGAGCAACAAAAAAATGTAGTTGTGCTGAATACTGAACTGATTCAATCCGAAAAAGATTCCGAATTTGTCTGGAAATTAGACTCCGATAATCAAGCACAAAAACAACCTGTTACTGTGGGATTAAAAGGGTTAACTCAAGTTGAAATTAAATCAGGTTTAAAAGTCGGTGATACCGTTATTATACCTCCTCCCGATACCCCCCTTGAACCGGGAACCCCTATTATTGAACAAGGAGAGGATAGCAATTCTGATTCGCAAACTTGA
- a CDS encoding ABC transporter substrate-binding protein: protein MVKQPQNLWNRFQNLHPSSRKLLMQWISLFCFCCLILISCTPHQPSNQSASSSSNNGRITIGTTLKPRTLDPADAYELMSGNILYNLGDRLYDYELGTNQLVPRLATALPTISSDGLTYTIPIREGVTFHDGTAFNAAAMEFSIQRFIQNAGSPSSLLADAVDTVQATGEYELTIKLKKPFSAFPSLLAFSGITAVSPQFYEIGEGKFKPNEFVGTGPYKLQSFGIDVIRLDAFENYWGEKPANTGIDIQRFSSSSNLFNSFRSGSIDVAYLSLNPDQISSLQKGAKKGDWQEISANGNTINYLLLNVKSEPLNRIEVRQALAALINRAVINERVLQNQGEKLYSLIPTTFTDYQPIFNLKYGDGNIEKAKQLLTQAGYTPENPATVELWYASNSSNKGFLGLTLKALADRDLGGLLDLQLNSVESTTAFKYLEEGIYPTFVLDWYADFLDADNYIQPFLDCSKGSAETGCEKGASQYQGSFYYSDRMNKLIAQERQEQDPQTRKAIFEEIQKLLAEDVPYVPLWQDKTFIFAKNGLENIRLQLTQQIPFWTIKNSNS from the coding sequence ATGGTTAAGCAACCCCAAAATTTGTGGAATCGATTCCAAAACCTGCATCCTTCTTCCCGAAAATTGCTGATGCAATGGATCAGTTTATTTTGCTTCTGTTGTCTAATTCTGATTAGTTGTACTCCCCATCAACCGAGTAATCAATCTGCTTCATCTTCCTCGAATAATGGACGAATTACCATCGGAACTACCTTAAAACCTCGAACCCTTGATCCGGCAGATGCCTATGAATTAATGTCAGGAAATATCCTGTATAATTTAGGCGATCGCCTCTATGATTATGAACTCGGAACTAATCAACTTGTCCCCAGATTAGCCACCGCTTTACCAACCATTAGCTCCGATGGATTAACCTATACAATTCCTATCCGAGAAGGCGTTACATTTCATGATGGAACTGCCTTTAATGCCGCAGCAATGGAATTTTCTATCCAACGATTTATTCAGAATGCAGGTTCTCCCTCCTCCTTATTAGCAGATGCTGTTGATACGGTTCAAGCCACCGGAGAATATGAATTAACGATTAAACTGAAAAAACCTTTTTCTGCCTTTCCTTCCCTCTTAGCTTTTTCAGGAATTACAGCCGTTTCTCCCCAATTTTATGAAATCGGAGAAGGCAAATTTAAACCCAATGAATTCGTCGGAACTGGGCCATACAAATTACAATCTTTTGGGATTGATGTAATTCGTTTAGATGCTTTTGAAAACTATTGGGGAGAAAAACCTGCTAATACTGGAATTGATATTCAACGGTTTTCCAGTTCTTCTAATTTATTTAATTCCTTTCGTAGTGGCAGCATTGACGTTGCTTATTTATCCTTAAATCCTGATCAAATTTCAAGTTTACAGAAAGGAGCAAAAAAAGGGGATTGGCAAGAAATATCAGCGAATGGAAATACTATTAATTATTTGCTGCTTAATGTTAAATCTGAACCTTTAAATCGGATAGAAGTTAGACAAGCACTCGCGGCATTAATTAATCGTGCTGTGATTAATGAACGGGTGTTACAAAATCAAGGAGAAAAACTGTATAGTTTAATTCCCACAACTTTTACCGATTATCAACCCATCTTTAATTTAAAATATGGTGATGGTAATATTGAAAAAGCCAAACAACTGTTAACACAAGCCGGATATACCCCAGAAAATCCGGCAACTGTTGAACTTTGGTATGCGTCTAATTCTTCTAATAAAGGGTTTTTAGGATTAACCTTAAAAGCCTTAGCCGACCGAGATTTAGGAGGGTTACTGGATTTACAACTTAATAGTGTAGAATCGACAACAGCGTTTAAATATTTAGAGGAGGGGATTTATCCGACTTTTGTTTTAGATTGGTATGCAGATTTTCTGGATGCAGATAATTATATTCAACCGTTTTTAGACTGTAGCAAAGGTTCGGCTGAAACCGGATGTGAAAAAGGAGCGAGTCAATATCAGGGTTCTTTTTATTATAGCGATCGCATGAACAAATTGATTGCTCAAGAACGTCAAGAACAAGACCCGCAAACTCGCAAAGCCATTTTTGAGGAAATTCAAAAACTCCTCGCTGAAGATGTTCCCTATGTTCCCCTTTGGCAAGATAAAACCTTTATTTTTGCTAAAAACGGCCTGGAAAACATCCGTTTACAACTCACTCAACAAATCCCCTTTTGGACAATTAAAAACTCAAATTCCTAA
- a CDS encoding META domain-containing protein, whose protein sequence is MKKLLLSLSIASLSLLSIINLAMASDSLTGTDWKLVSWGNEKSPQTPLKETEISLNFQEDQISGSSGCNRYFASYTLEDDQLKFGVAGRTQMACPEDIMKQEDQFLSALERSQTFQINSEGQLQITYKTDLSSGILTFEKNP, encoded by the coding sequence ATGAAAAAACTACTTCTATCCCTGTCCATTGCCAGTCTATCCCTTTTATCAATCATTAATCTAGCTATGGCTTCTGACTCCTTGACCGGAACCGATTGGAAATTAGTCTCCTGGGGTAATGAAAAATCTCCCCAAACCCCGTTAAAAGAAACGGAAATCAGCTTAAATTTTCAAGAGGATCAAATTAGTGGTTCATCCGGTTGTAACCGTTATTTTGCATCCTACACCCTTGAGGATGATCAATTAAAATTTGGTGTCGCCGGGAGAACTCAAATGGCTTGTCCTGAAGACATTATGAAGCAAGAAGATCAATTTCTCTCCGCTTTAGAAAGAAGCCAAACTTTTCAGATTAATTCCGAAGGTCAACTGCAAATTACCTATAAAACCGATCTAAGTTCTGGTATTCTAACCTTTGAAAAAAATCCTTAA